A region of Sulfitobacter faviae DNA encodes the following proteins:
- the fabA gene encoding bifunctional 3-hydroxydecanoyl-ACP dehydratase/trans-2-decenoyl-ACP isomerase has protein sequence MADYPTSFDKEDLLKCARGELFGPGNAQLPAPPMLMMDRITDVSADGGAHGKGHITAEFDITPDLWFFECHFPGNPIMPGCLGLDGLWQLTGFNLGWRGWQGRGYALGVGEVKLTGMVRPDRKMLTYKIDFTKAIQTRRLTMGVADGIVEADGEVIYQVKDMKVALSES, from the coding sequence ATGGCCGACTACCCCACGAGTTTCGACAAGGAAGATCTGCTGAAATGCGCCCGCGGCGAGCTTTTTGGCCCCGGCAACGCACAGCTTCCCGCCCCGCCGATGCTCATGATGGACCGGATCACCGATGTCTCGGCCGATGGCGGCGCCCATGGCAAGGGCCATATCACCGCCGAGTTCGACATCACCCCGGACCTGTGGTTCTTTGAGTGCCACTTCCCCGGCAATCCGATCATGCCCGGCTGCCTCGGCCTCGACGGTCTGTGGCAGCTCACCGGCTTCAACCTCGGCTGGCGCGGCTGGCAGGGGCGCGGCTATGCGCTTGGCGTGGGCGAGGTGAAGCTCACCGGCATGGTGCGTCCGGACCGCAAGATGCTGACCTATAAGATTGATTTCACCAAGGCGATCCAAACCCGCCGCCTGACCATGGGCGTGGCCGACGGCATCGTCGAAGCCGATGGTGAGGTGATCTATCAGGTGAAAGACATGAAAGTCGCCCTTAGCGAGAGCTGA
- a CDS encoding phosphatidylserine decarboxylase, with translation MAVNLLDTFIKPMHREGIKFVAIFAAVTLVLFAIEEVLGWIGVGLTIWCYYFFRDPERVTPDRPDLIVSPADGIVSLIEPAVPPAELGMPDVPLTRVSVFMSVFNCHINRAPVAGKVQAVAYRPGKFFNASLDKASADNERNSLCIRMGDGRDIAVVQIAGLVARRIVCFVKSGDGLEAGERFGLIRFGSRLDVYLPEGVDPMVRIGQTMVAGETVLAELKQPVIETAPL, from the coding sequence ATGGCCGTCAACTTGCTCGATACATTCATCAAACCGATGCACCGCGAGGGCATCAAATTCGTGGCGATCTTCGCCGCTGTCACGCTGGTGCTCTTTGCCATCGAAGAAGTCCTCGGCTGGATCGGCGTCGGCCTGACGATCTGGTGCTACTACTTCTTCCGCGACCCCGAGCGCGTCACCCCCGACCGGCCCGACCTGATCGTCAGCCCTGCCGACGGAATCGTCTCACTCATCGAGCCTGCGGTGCCGCCCGCCGAACTGGGGATGCCGGATGTGCCGCTGACCCGCGTCAGCGTCTTCATGAGCGTCTTTAACTGCCACATCAACCGCGCCCCCGTCGCGGGCAAGGTGCAGGCCGTGGCCTACCGGCCGGGCAAGTTCTTCAACGCCTCGCTCGACAAGGCCAGCGCCGACAATGAGCGCAACAGCCTGTGCATCCGCATGGGCGACGGGCGCGACATTGCCGTGGTGCAGATCGCGGGCCTTGTGGCGCGGCGCATCGTCTGTTTCGTGAAATCCGGCGACGGGCTTGAGGCCGGCGAACGCTTCGGCTTGATCCGCTTCGGCTCGCGGCTAGATGTTTACCTGCCCGAAGGCGTCGACCCGATGGTGCGCATCGGGCAGACCATGGTCGCCGGGGAAACCGTGCTGGCCGAGTTGAAACAGCCGGTCATAGAGACCGCCCCGCTTTAG
- the pssA gene encoding CDP-diacylglycerol--serine O-phosphatidyltransferase: MIQLLPNALTITAICAGLSAIRFGVQGNYVLAVQLILLACVLDGLDGRLARLLRSSSPMGAELDSLADFLNFGVAPPLILYFWALQDMRSAAWISVLVYAVCCVVRLARFNVNDKAEAAKAKNGDAVGESGSFFTGIPSPAGALLVLLPMTLSFAFHNRPILPDWMICLHMVLIGFLMISRIPTWSFKTTKVSRRHVKYLLVGVAIFAAALATYAWTTLVVLCLAYIGMVIWGLLRARKTSLTKRN; encoded by the coding sequence CTGATCCAGCTTCTGCCCAATGCGCTGACGATCACCGCGATTTGCGCAGGGCTTTCGGCGATCCGCTTTGGGGTGCAGGGCAACTACGTGCTGGCGGTGCAGCTGATCCTTTTGGCCTGCGTGCTGGATGGGTTGGACGGGCGGCTTGCGCGGCTCTTGCGGTCTTCCAGCCCGATGGGGGCGGAATTGGACTCGCTGGCCGATTTTTTGAACTTCGGCGTGGCCCCGCCGCTGATCCTCTATTTCTGGGCGCTGCAAGACATGCGCAGCGCGGCTTGGATTTCCGTGCTCGTCTACGCGGTCTGCTGCGTGGTGCGGCTGGCGCGGTTCAACGTCAACGACAAGGCCGAAGCCGCCAAGGCCAAGAACGGCGATGCGGTGGGCGAATCCGGCTCCTTCTTCACCGGCATCCCCTCACCCGCAGGCGCGCTTTTGGTGCTCTTGCCGATGACCCTGTCCTTTGCCTTTCACAACCGGCCCATTCTGCCGGATTGGATGATCTGCCTGCATATGGTGCTGATCGGTTTTCTGATGATCAGCCGCATCCCCACATGGTCTTTCAAAACCACCAAAGTCTCCCGACGTCATGTGAAATACCTGCTGGTAGGCGTGGCAATTTTCGCCGCCGCCCTGGCCACCTACGCTTGGACCACGCTCGTCGTGCTCTGCTTGGCCTATATCGGCATGGTGATCTGGGGGCTTTTGAGAGCACGGAAAACGAGTTTAACCAAAAGGAATTGA
- a CDS encoding NAD-dependent succinate-semialdehyde dehydrogenase, whose amino-acid sequence MPKINTVNPATEEVLDTYDVMSETEATQAVEATHEAFKEWRKLTHEERAPYLKKIAEKLRENKESLSELMTREVGKLYKDGLTEVELCAQIFEYTAENGPEMLKDEERKHAGGKKRGVVTYQPIGVIYQIQPWNFPLYQPVRVLAANLMTGNGCVLKHAEICTGSGLRLKELCEEAGLPKDLFNVIIIDHDTSDKLIGHKLVRGVTMTGSDSAGSHIGSEAAKHLKKSVLELGSNDAYLVLDDADIETAVKFSTMGRLYNNGQTCVSAKRFIVTEKNYDAFVSAYVDAMKAIPMGDPMDEDTKLGPLSSQEQFESVRDQVKESVEKGAKVLCGGEVPDRTGAYYPATVLAEVKPGMPAYDDEIFGPVASIIRAKDDEDAMRIANDSRYGLGGGIFCTDEEHALRLARDEFDTGMVRINNFGAADPNMPFGGVKNSGYGREHGGFGMKEFVNAKSIFLPS is encoded by the coding sequence ATGCCCAAGATCAATACGGTAAATCCCGCCACTGAAGAGGTGCTCGACACCTATGACGTGATGTCCGAAACCGAAGCGACCCAAGCGGTCGAGGCCACGCATGAGGCGTTCAAGGAATGGCGCAAGCTGACCCATGAAGAACGCGCGCCCTATCTGAAAAAGATCGCCGAGAAGCTGCGCGAGAATAAGGAAAGCCTGTCGGAATTGATGACCCGAGAGGTCGGCAAGCTCTACAAAGACGGGCTGACCGAGGTCGAACTCTGCGCGCAGATCTTTGAATACACCGCCGAGAACGGCCCCGAAATGCTGAAGGACGAAGAGCGCAAACACGCCGGCGGCAAGAAGCGCGGTGTGGTGACCTATCAGCCCATCGGCGTGATCTATCAGATCCAGCCGTGGAACTTCCCCCTCTACCAGCCCGTGCGCGTGCTGGCCGCGAACCTGATGACCGGCAACGGCTGCGTCCTGAAACACGCGGAAATCTGCACCGGCAGCGGCTTGCGTTTGAAAGAGCTTTGCGAAGAAGCGGGCCTGCCCAAAGACCTGTTTAACGTTATCATCATCGACCACGATACCTCCGACAAGCTGATCGGCCATAAGCTGGTGCGCGGCGTGACCATGACCGGCTCTGACAGCGCGGGCAGCCATATCGGGTCCGAGGCCGCGAAACATCTGAAGAAATCCGTGCTCGAACTGGGCTCGAACGACGCCTATCTCGTGCTGGACGACGCCGATATCGAAACGGCGGTGAAATTCTCGACCATGGGGCGGCTTTATAACAACGGCCAGACCTGCGTCTCGGCCAAGCGTTTCATTGTGACCGAGAAGAATTACGACGCTTTCGTGAGCGCCTATGTCGATGCGATGAAGGCGATCCCGATGGGCGATCCGATGGACGAAGACACCAAGCTCGGGCCGCTGTCGAGCCAAGAGCAGTTCGAATCCGTCCGCGATCAGGTGAAAGAGAGTGTTGAGAAGGGGGCCAAGGTGCTCTGCGGTGGCGAAGTGCCCGACCGCACGGGTGCCTATTATCCCGCAACCGTACTGGCCGAGGTCAAGCCGGGCATGCCAGCCTATGACGATGAGATCTTCGGCCCCGTCGCCTCGATCATCCGGGCGAAGGATGACGAAGACGCGATGCGCATTGCCAATGACAGCCGCTATGGTCTGGGCGGCGGCATCTTCTGCACGGATGAAGAACACGCCCTGCGCCTTGCGCGGGATGAGTTCGACACCGGCATGGTGCGGATCAACAACTTTGGCGCCGCCGATCCGAATATGCCCTTCGGCGGGGTGAAGAATTCCGGCTATGGGCGCGAACACGGCGGCTTTGGCATGAAAGAGTTCGTCAACGCCAAGTCGATTTTCCTGCCGTCGTAA
- a CDS encoding class I SAM-dependent methyltransferase, whose translation MDIKAVETSYARWAPIYDKTFGALTSGGRRHVVAHINKGSGSVLEVGVGTGLSLPHYAPHLSVTGIDFSDEMLAKARQRVTREGLQHVADLRQMDARDLDFPDASFDTIAAMHVLSVVPEPERVMEEIARVLKPGGQVVIANHFMRTTGLLGFLEKVSAPFANTLGWHSDFEMETVLQQDALEVEDERALPPMGMMTFLVLRKRG comes from the coding sequence ATGGACATCAAGGCGGTCGAGACATCCTATGCCCGTTGGGCACCGATCTACGACAAGACCTTCGGCGCGCTGACCAGCGGCGGTCGCCGCCATGTCGTGGCCCATATCAACAAGGGCAGCGGCTCTGTCCTCGAAGTGGGGGTCGGCACCGGCCTGTCCCTGCCCCACTACGCGCCGCATCTCTCCGTCACGGGCATCGATTTCAGCGATGAAATGCTTGCCAAGGCCCGCCAGCGCGTCACCCGCGAAGGGCTGCAACATGTAGCTGACCTGCGCCAGATGGACGCGCGCGACCTCGACTTCCCCGATGCCAGTTTCGACACGATCGCCGCGATGCATGTGCTGTCCGTGGTGCCCGAGCCAGAGCGGGTGATGGAGGAAATCGCCCGCGTGCTGAAACCCGGCGGTCAGGTGGTCATCGCCAACCATTTCATGCGCACCACGGGGCTGCTGGGCTTTCTGGAAAAAGTCTCGGCCCCCTTTGCGAATACGCTCGGCTGGCATTCGGATTTCGAGATGGAAACCGTGCTGCAACAAGATGCGCTGGAGGTCGAGGACGAACGCGCCCTGCCGCCAATGGGCATGATGACCTTCCTGGTGTTGCGAAAACGCGGCTGA
- a CDS encoding SDR family oxidoreductase has protein sequence MTMKVLVAGATGKTGRLLVSELKDRGAEPIALVRDGSDTSVLPEGTEERKGDLTNLQTGVCDGVDAVVFAAGSGGSTGPEMTEKVDREGAQRLVDLAREAEVDRFVMLSSVGADNPPEDHEMTHYLKAKQAADEHLQASGLTHSILRPVALTDDPKTNAVNLGEGVDQKGEAHRADVAAVLAEAAVTGRHDGKVQEMQTL, from the coding sequence ATGACCATGAAAGTACTTGTCGCCGGTGCGACCGGCAAAACCGGGCGTCTGCTCGTCAGTGAATTGAAAGACCGCGGGGCCGAGCCCATCGCACTGGTGCGCGACGGCTCCGATACCTCTGTTCTGCCCGAGGGCACCGAAGAGCGGAAAGGCGATCTGACCAACCTGCAAACGGGCGTGTGCGACGGTGTCGACGCCGTTGTTTTCGCCGCCGGGTCGGGCGGCAGCACGGGGCCGGAGATGACTGAGAAGGTCGACCGCGAAGGCGCGCAGCGTCTGGTCGATCTGGCCCGCGAGGCCGAGGTCGACCGCTTTGTAATGCTGAGTTCCGTGGGCGCTGACAACCCGCCGGAGGATCATGAGATGACCCATTACCTCAAGGCGAAACAGGCGGCGGATGAACATCTGCAAGCCTCTGGCCTGACCCATTCGATCCTGCGGCCCGTGGCGCTGACCGATGACCCCAAGACCAATGCGGTCAATCTGGGCGAGGGTGTCGATCAGAAGGGCGAGGCGCATCGTGCCGATGTGGCAGCCGTGCTGGCCGAGGCCGCAGTGACCGGGCGTCATGACGGTAAGGTTCAGGAAATGCAGACGCTTTGA